Proteins from one Ranitomeya variabilis isolate aRanVar5 chromosome 1, aRanVar5.hap1, whole genome shotgun sequence genomic window:
- the LOC143803305 gene encoding uncharacterized protein LOC143803305, whose protein sequence is MFCRSYDSDSFLPPKEPGNGEHSNKCHRKPIDQHHATGRVPGTQTEESRSSKNTQGGSGKEETIKIFTGHRGLSAEPGLSMARYSAFLQTTQLFKLIWLCRQQTWHLKLFHFPLFFFFRTQSWPSKGKTRRGGQCRRGKQKPDGDTLAGKDLPLVVNISSKTLDTHQLAVLQKGLSFCPMYKFNSFELNMDLQRFFRNLRLRVHFSQLPPTLNPPRQDKTLLELHDLGLRSQSGYMPPRSNPPVETFVSLVERDIYTLTRNMDRGRFQFQTNLSHLEKLSLEQLASDKSLVIKPADKGGATVVMDRTDYIEEITRQLSDTTVYKVIPHNPLNRLVQQIAPVIDFHFQTGTIDSKMRDFLIKKDPITPIFYVLPKIHKRLNKPPGRPIVSLTDSVLSPLSMVLEKILTPLVKTTRSFVLDTNDFIQVIRSLGPMSSSSLLITWDVNSLYTSIVHEKGMAATDRLLSDNKVDFKIRHLCADLLGLVLKENYFMCQDTFYAQQQGTAMGANVAPPYAVAYMAAFESDYVYDHPLFKDHCKVWRRYIDDIFCVWDGPIESLLVFDQHINNIWPELKFSIQHDTHRISFLDTLVYKERDGTLAIDLFTKPTDRNSLLHFTSCHPPSVKNSIPKSQFHRVERIVSDMEIKKVRLTDMEHKFLERGYPRGVLTEARRNLSNTRPKDNQKRIPFVSTFHPFSALVQSTIKKHWNILTKSYPDIPEFTRPFLPCFKRAKNLKDRLVKADVGSSTMVPRQTFLQTQRQGTFPCLNCLQCGNIQRGSSIYHPQTGKAIPIKGFYTCESTFVVYLIKCPCGLAYVGETTQMVRDRVAQHKSTIRCKKTHLPLPHHFSEQNHSIAQLRFQVLEQVDTPRRGQNRTKMLQKREAFWIYTLQTLEPKGLNRDYDVSAFL, encoded by the coding sequence ATGTTCTGCAGATCTTATGACTCTGACTCTTTCTTACCTCCAAAAGAACCTGGAAACGGTGAACACTCAAATAAGTGCCATAGAAAACCAATTGATCAGCACCATGCCACAGGAAGAGTACCAGGAACTCAAACTGAAGAATCAAGATCTTCTAAAAACACACAGGGTGGAAGTGGAAAAGAGGAAACGATCAAAATTTTTACGGGACACCGAGGACTATCTGCAGAACCGGGTCTATCAATGGCGAGATACTCGGCATTCCTCCAGACGACACAGCTCTTTAAGCTCATCTGGCTCTGTCGACAGCAGACCTGGCACCTCAAACTCTTCCACTTTCCACTCTTCTTCTTTTTTAGGACACAGTCGTGGCCGTCAAAGGGGAagacgaggcgggggggccaatgccgccGTGGAAAACAGAAACCAGATGGCGACACGCTCGCAGGTAAGGATCTCCCTCTGGTAGTCAACATTTCCTCAAAAACCCTGGACACTCATCAACTGGCTGTACTCCAGAAAGGTCTTTCCTTCTGCCCAATGTATAAGTTCAACTCGTTTGAGCTTAATATGGACCTCCAGAGGTTTTTTCGGAACCTCAGACTGCGTGTCCATTTTTCGCAACTGCCTCCCACATTGAATCCTCCAAGGCAGGATAAGACCCTACTTGAACTTCACGATCTAGGGCTACGAAGCCAAAGTGGATACATGCCTCCACGATCGAACCCACCAGTGGAAACTTTTGTTTCCCTTGTTGAAAGAGACATCTACACGTTGACCCGCAATATGGACCGGGGGAGATTCCAGTTCCAGACTAATCTTTCACACCTGGAGAAACTCTCTTTGGAGCAACTAGCGTCTGATAAGTCTCTTGTAatcaaaccagctgataagggCGGGGCGACAGTGGTTATGGACAGGACTGACTACATTGAGGAGATCACTAGACAGTTAAGTGACACCACGGTTTACAAGGTAATACCCCACAATCCCCTTAATCGACTGGTCCAACAAATTGCACCCGTTATAGATTTTCATTTCCAAACAGGTACGATCGACAGTAAAATGAGGGACTTTCTGATCAAAAAAGACCCTATCACCCCCATATTCTACGTCCTGCCTAAAATTCACAAAAGACTGAACAAACCACCAGGCAGGCCCATTGTCTCCTTGACTGACTCAGTCCTGTCTCCTCTATCTATGGTACTTGAAAAAATCTTAACACCTCTAGTTAAAACCACACGCTCCTTTGTGTTGGACACTAATGACTTCATACAGGTCATTAGATCCTTGGGCCCTATGTCCTCTTCCTCCTTGCTAATCACCTGGGACGTTAATAGTCTCTACACGTCAATAGTGCATGAAAAAGGTATGGCAGCCACGGACAGACTTCTGAGCGACAACAAGGTAGACTTTAAAATACGTCATCTCTGCGCTGACCTTTTAGGTTTGGTACTTAAAGAAAATTATTTTATGTGTCAGGATACCTTTTATGCCCAGCAacaaggcactgcaatgggcgcgaacgtggCGCCCCCTTATGCCGTGGCGTATATGGCTGCCTTTGAAAGCGACTACGTGTACGACCATCCCCTCTTCAAAGACCATTGCAAGGTATGGCGgagatatatcgacgatatattctgCGTCTGGGACGGCCCTATTGAGTCGCTCCTTGTTTTTGACCAGCATATCAATAACATCTGGCCCGAACTTAAATTCTCTATTCAACACGACACACATAGGATCAGCTTTCTGGATACCCTGGTTTACAAGGAGAGGGATGGCACCCTAGCAATTGACCTATTCACCAAGCCCACTGACCGTAATAGCCTCCTACATTTCACCAGCTGTCACCCACCCTCGGTTAAAAACTCGATTCCAAAATCGCAATTCCACAGGGTAGAGAGGATTGTCTCTGATATGGAAATTAAAAAAGTTAGACTGACTGATATGGAGCACAAGTTCCTAGAGAGGGGTTATCCCCGGGGGGTcctgacagaggccagaagaaatcTATCCAACACTAGACCCAAGGACAACCAAAAGAGGATTCCTTTTGTTTCCACTTTCCATCCATTCTCGGCTTTAGTACAGTCTACCATCAAAAAACACTGGAATATCCTAACAAAGAGCTATCCTGATATCCCAGAATTCACGAGACCGTTCCTCCCCTGCTTTAAACGAGCAAAAAACCTTAAAGATAGACTTGTCAAGGCTGACGTTGGGTCAAGCACAATGGTCCCCAGGCAGACTTTCCTACAAACTCAAAGACAGGGGACATTCCCCTGCTTGAATTGCCTTCAGTGTGGCAACATACAGAGGGGCTCCTCTATTTATCACCCACAAACGGGCAAGGCAATTCCCATTAAAGGATTTTATACTTGTGAATCCACGTTTGTGGTATATCTTATCAAGTGCCCATGTGGTTTAGCCTACGTGGGGGAAACCACTCAGATGGTGAGGGATAGAGTGGCTCAACATAAGTCCACGATCAGATGTAAAAAAACACATCTCCCCCTCCCACATCATTTTTCTGAACAAAACCACAGCATCGCTCAGCTCCGGTTCCAGGTTCTGGAGCAAGTCGATACccctaggagaggtcagaaccgtaCCAAAATGCTCCAGAAAAGGGAAGCTTTCTGGATCTACACGCTGCAGACTTTAGAACCTAAGGGACTgaatagggactacgacgtctcagctttCTTGTAA